TCTTAAATGAGCAGTGATCTTCAAATTGCCATACTTATACAAATGTCATCGAAAGCAGATCAGATTCTCCAAGTCAAGGAATGGAGGACAGAGTACTTTCAACCATGGCAAAAAAGAAGGGAGGCTCACCAGCTGAAAAAGACATGGAGGAAGAGCATTGTGTTTCATTTTTATATACGACCTCGTTCCACCATCTGGAGTTCAATCGGTTCATCAAATCAGTTGATCAGCAACGGGTTATGACTTTGATGTTCAATATTAATAGACATGATGCATCCGAGGAGGCTCCAATCTTGACTTCTTAACATGGATTATCAAATTAATGAAGTTGTATCGATCTGAGACCAAGTAATAGATTTTTCATCATTGTATATTAGCATGTAGGACAATCTTACATGTTATCCCTTGTGATTCCTCTTATTTTCGAAGGCTCCTTGTTCACATGCACTTGGTGGACATGCTTGGACCTTGTTTGAAACCTTTGGACCAGTTTGCTGGTACTTGAAGCTATTTATTTCTCATTAACTTTGCTGATTCTCATTATTTATGATTGCACCTGAGCAGGTTCTTCTATGACAGACAAAATCGATTCGCAAGTTTGAGAGCCAGTAATGGATGAAGCAAGCAATACTTGTTATGAACTGGTAATTGAGGAAGTGTATTTTGATGAGAATGCGGGAGGAGATTGTCTGCAAGGGTTTGCAATTTCTCCCTGTTACATAGAAAATTGATATTGAGGGCTGCTGGTTAAGTTACTGTGGGAAGGTTACAGAAGCTGCTGCTGCTACAAGCTCATCAACTAATGGAATGGGGGGCAGCTCCTCTAACAAGATCACAAGttactgtaaaaaaaaaagagcgaCCCAGTGCATAAGGCTCCCACTATAGCAGGGCCTGGGAAGggcaaatgtacacagcctCATCCCCAGGAGAGGCTGTTTACAAGTTTCAAACCTGTAACTAACATGTTGTAATAGCACAACACAGCCTCGTACATTAAGATCCGACCTTACTGTGATTTcaagaaattacaaaattgcaTTCAACAACCACAAGGATTTTTTACATGCAGTCAGGTGGATGGAAACGATCTATATTCGTAATACATCTTTTGGAACTGTCTCCTGCCTGCTCCAATCTGCATTTCTTGAACTTAGGGTAAACCATTCAAGGTACTGAAATTGAACTTACTAAGCTCCTCTCAAATGATCACTTCTCTTTTGCCTTTATGTTCTATTCATGGTAGAAGAGTAGCATCGTGGAGGCTATTggatgaaatagaaaaataaatcaagaGAGAATAAGTGAGACAGAAACAAAACCCTGGCTGGTGAgtggctggagaggatctaaatcccatATTTGAATCATCAAGAAACGTTAACACGGGaccggatcctctccaatgagGGTGCTGGGATCCCAATGAGGCCTCTCCAACAGACACGTGTGCTGGAGAAGGTCCAACAGGTAAGAATCTCTTGAACTTTGCCTGGAGTGATTATTCTCTGTAGTGAGTGCGGCGGTGCTATGAGCATCGGATGGTCGAGAACATTCGGGCACATGTCCCGAGGTTGTCTTGACCAtctgatgctcactgcaccgcACCGCACCGTCGaactcactgcagaggatgcTTTCACCTCTTCTTGCCCATAAAGATTCTCTTGAATCAATGGGTTTTCAGATCAAATatccgattctagggtttttgggaccgATTCCAATTCGATCTGAATCGAATCAGCAGTGGCCTATTGGATCACAGGATTGACCTATTGGATCACCGAATCCTGTTTTTAGAaccctgctacaaaccatagttGTGAAGGCTCCCATGAAACTGGCCACCCACCAGGGCGTTGCTCAGGCCTGGGCCAAAAGTACGCAGGTGAGCACCAAGATCTTATAAACGTTTTAGACCTTAAGTTGTGGTGAGGTTTATATACTTTAACTAAGGTCTATGAGCTAGTGGATGGTATATAATATACTCTCCAATGTCAGTGAGGCCGTTGATGCTACATACTCTCAAAAACACACTGAGAGGGGCGAAAAGAAAGCAGAGAGAGGtcagagggagaaagagatggttCGGAAGGGAGGAGTAGTGTTCGATGAAAGTCCTCCAGATGACTTCGACCCAGCGAATCCATACAAGGATCCGGTGGCGATGCTGGAGATGAGGGAGCATCTGGTCAGAGAGAAGTGGATCGATATCGAGACTGCAAAGATATTGCGTGAGAAGGTGAAGTGGTGCTACCGCGTCGAAGGCATCAATCATCTCCAGAAGTGCCGTCACCTCGTTACCCAGTACCTTGAGTCCACCCGTGGCATTGGTTGGGGCAAAGACGGTCGCCCACCTGATCTTCATGGTATGCATTTCTTTCACAATTCTTGTCTTTCCTTATTTTTGGgattctctttatttcttctcctttatcGATGAATCGAATCTAATCCGTTGCTTTGATGGGCTTCATCTATTGGGTTTTTGCTTTCAGGTCCCAAGGACTTGTTTGATTGATTCTATCTGTCTTTGAGGTGAGTTCTGATCAGAATTTGTTAGTTTTGTAGAAATGTTTTCAGTAATTTTGCTTCTTCAAGAAATCAGGGTTTTATCTTCGAAAGTTTGGTGCTTTGATGGGCATCTTAGTTGACTTTAACTCCTTTGAATTGAGTAACTTGATTAGACCCTTTTGTTTACTCTGATGTTTACTTCTTGTTGCAAATGTGGTGATGcgaatccaaatttgaaaaaaatcgTGGCTCTGTATGATCAAGATTCATGAATTTCTGGTGGTAGAGTCGATGAATTCTGGTTCCATTTGTTTTGCgggaaaatattttctaaatgtTTTCCCTCATCTTATTTAACCGATTGTTTGAATGAATTCTGGAAAAtagtttttctcattttctgcTGTTTGGGGCACCaaacaatgaaaatgacatgTTTTTCTAGATGGGTACACCataggagggggagggggaaggtaacagccaggagactcaaacttgagacctcctggtgagcttGGGCTTATTGCACCACAACCTCACCAGCTGCAGTAGGCAGTTATTGTTTGAAGAGAAAAATGGGATGTTTTTGTATCTTCGTAATGATCATTTGCACAATGAGACAATCCCCCCTCCAAAAAGTAGAAAACAGAACTCTGTCCAACACAATAATCTTGTGGATCCAGGGGAACCTGTACGATTCTCTGTTGTGAAAAGAACGGCTTATCACAGTGGACATTACAAGCAGACAACCGGAGGATCAAACTGTCTGTAGCCGTACCCACAAATTCTAAGCTATGCTGCATTATCTATGCTTACAAGTAGTTACATCAATTCCATCCGTCTTGTTCTGTGGACTGCCGTGATGTACCCAATGTTTCTAATGAGCAGTGAATTATCATTCAACCAAAACATTTTCCCCACATTCCTTACTGGTCAAACACTCAATCTGCACAAGACTCAAGCATATGGCATGCACCCTTAACACCATAAACAGAATTTCCTCCTTTTGTGGTAAGAATATCAATTGGACCACCTTGCAAAGACTCCACTTggatgttttctttgtttttcactCAGTGCAAGAAGGATCATTCACTTGATTTTAATTCACCCttcttcaaaaaagaaaaatccacttgttaaaaaaaatgctTTTGAGGTCAAATTCTTCTGAAATTTTAAAGGAAAGTGAATAATCATATTGCAAACCACCCTTTGAATAAGATGTATAAAGTATAAAGAGTAAATCATCTATTGAAACTTACAAGTGAACCATCATGAGTTAGCTATCTACTCAAACATCTATgacaaaacaaactttgataaCTGGTCCAATCTAACCATTCGATCCACTAACTGGAAAATATCCTTGTCACCTAGATATTTCATCAACCACCTTTTCCGTCCAGCTTTTCCTTTTGCAAGAAATGACCTTGCTACCTTTCATGAACCAGTTGGTACCTTCAGCATAAACTCATAAAGCCTATGACCCTCATCACTTGGCTATGCAAATGAGTGTGTATCCATTTGTTCTGCGATCACTGCCCCAAAAGGGGTTCAATGATCACCAGGTCTCATAATTTGGCTAAAGTcttattttagtttttcttttgttgtcttTTTGATGGAATGATCCCTCCTAAGATCCTGCTGCTACTGGTTTGCATTTTTTGCTTTGCCACAATTGTATCATGTGAAAAATCTTGGAGGTCAATGTTCCATGAATACTGCAAGCACTGGCAACCTGTTGGAAGTTCTTCTAACATATTGAATTATAGATGCCTGGATCCAATTGAATGCTTCATATGGACCTCTCTTTATTCATTTAGATTTATGAgtgaaaaatagaaatgaagTCATTTAGGGTCGTGGAAGATGAAAATGTAGTACGAtttattcatatgtttgttGATGTATGGAAATGGACCCATTTTTTGGTTTTAGACTTTGTTTGGATGCTATGTCACaccctaaggctgtgtttggtagccaagagaagaaaagaaaagaaaattaaaaagtacaaatgaaccaagagaagatttcttttttgaatttcaaaattcatcttgggaatggtgaagttttcttttgctgcaaaaaaaaaaaatcttgccaaaaacacaagaaaacataagaaaattcaaaaacttttcttctcttctcttctcttttaatggtagccaaacatacatatttttttctattttcttaccaattcatttcttttcttctcttttctagattctttttcttttcatttcttttcttttcttctcgtggctaccaaacacagcctaatgGAATGAATTTCCATTTGACAACCACAGCATTGGCAGATGGAACTCAAAAAAGTGCAACTTTATGCAGCAAATTATAGATTGCACTTGATGGTAATATAATAACAATGGAAGTGAATTCTACAAGCCCCTCCCCCacattggagagagagagatggtatACATTTTTAGTGTTCTTTTATACATATATTTGGAAAGGTCTAGTTCACTTTAGACTTTGTTGTACATGCATGAATCTGGATCAACACCCCCTTCGTTTTCAATTTTAACTGCTATTGGTATTACCTTCATTGCCTCTGAGATTTGTTGCCGATATTCTTCTGTTATTATTATTACCCTTTATTAAATATACATTCTTATACCTGATCAGTACTGGAAACCATTTTCGTGAAAATAGaaatgtttgtatttgtatgaACTTGAATCATCACCACcctttatttccattttttatccGCTGTTACTTTATTGCCTTGGAGATTTGTTTCCAATATCCTTCATTCTTATACTTGGTCAgtaatggaaaaaattaaagtgATGCTTACTGAGTAAAAGCCTTCTCTAAGTATGTATAGATATACTAAAGAAAATAGTGTAGTATTTGTCTGATGAGGTGGATATCAAAATGCTTCCACAAACAAGAACGTtgtggatctctctctctctctctctcacacacacacacacacacatgaacACGTGCATGAAAGgatgagaggaagaaagaaggaattaTGTTGATCACAGAATTCTTCCTTCTTACAGGTGACTGAAATCACAAGTAGGGAAGTACACAAGTTTGATGTGAGAACTCCAGTCTCCATCCAGTTGCTCTGTCAAATTTGTTCAAAGGACTGCAATTTTCTGTTACCTTATTAAACTGTCTGGaacaatatttttccttttctttcattttacaTGCAAAGTTTGTTATTTTGGTTTTCAACTTGTAGCTTGTTCACTGGTTGGCATCCAGGACCCACTGTTGTGGATTGAGATAAGGGATGACAGAAACTTCAGATGATGAAATAAGTTTCTTCTGGCTCGCTATAAATCTGTATAACTTTTCTTCAATAGGTtttcatttataattttttttttttttgcttcatttTCTATGCATGCATttagatgatattttcttgtagAGTCTTTGATATGACGCACCAATGTGGTGAGTACTTGCCTTTGAAAACTTCCCAAGTGGAGTTGATGTCTGGGATCATCAAACTCTTTCACTGTGTTCCTTACAATTATGTTTTGGGATGCCTTTGTGCTAATCTAACTACAACGTCAGGTTTTGCCACCTGATTTAATTTGGGTATTGAGATGGCAACGATGAGATGTTTTTAAATAAGGGGAAAGACAAGGTCCAAGCCTCTGGACAGTTGAGGATGGAATATTGTGGCAACTGGAAGAGCGAATTGATTATGTGCTCATGGTTTATATCTTACTATGAAAGAGGTAGATGATTTCCAGAAAGCTGTGGAGTGCAGAGAGAACATGCAGTTTGGGGCCTGCACCAGTAGATCCATACCAAATCAAAGAGGATGTAATGGGGTAAAGAAAGGCTCTGAACACCGATCGAGTACTCAAATTTTATGCATGCAATGCTTACTGAATCATGATGGACAATGTTTTCTTCTgttgggagattttttttttttttttgggggggggtgggtttggTTTGTGGGGTTGGGTAGTACAAAATAGGGTCCGGTCGGGAGCTGATGGTCTGCCGCAGGGGAAGGTGATGCAACAGATGCAATGTGGCTAATGTAAATGAAAAAGTCTTTAGGAACACGAGGTGCAGCTCCCTTCGTTGCGTGATTGGAGCTCCTCACTTCACCCTcgccccctccccccaaaaataaaataaataaatagaaggcaCTACAAGTAAATAAACCCTTGAAAAGCCGCTGAATCGCTCCTTAGATTTTCAACTTGGACAATTAGatcttggtttttatttttatttttgttgttatattttgaatgaaaaatgaaaaataaataaataaataaataaaaaagaaaggctaCAACAGCCGGGATGGCTCAATAAGGGATGGATCTCAAAATAGGGAGGCAAAACACCCATCAGAAGGTTAATTTTTAGGGGGCAAGAGAACGCTGCTATCCGGCTGCTTCAATGCCCTGTAGTTCTGTTTTTTGAGAAATCTTAAATGCCTTTGGCAACCAAGGAGTATACATATCCACACTTTGGTATAGTTTATATTACTATTTATTTGATACAGTTTTATAAAAATTGGTGTttagtatgatttttttttttttaaccaagatGTTCGGGTCAATTTACATGCATCTCGAGGAtcgtagatgcacagatggggaatcgaattGAACTTGTGATCATGTGTTTATTCACATAATCCTCAATTTGTCTTAACCATCTAAGCAACCCACGGATGCATTCAATATAATGTATAGTCTttatttatcttaaaaaaaaaaactgtctaATAATCATACTGCTTTCAAGTGATAGCCATTGACAAGTTGCTTCGGAGCCTCAATGATATGTTGATTATGTACTCAACTTCGAGGTCGAAGGCTCCAAGACTTGTGTGATGGACCG
This Macadamia integrifolia cultivar HAES 741 chromosome 10, SCU_Mint_v3, whole genome shotgun sequence DNA region includes the following protein-coding sequences:
- the LOC122092137 gene encoding NADH dehydrogenase [ubiquinone] 1 beta subcomplex subunit 10-B-like, which produces MVRKGGVVFDESPPDDFDPANPYKDPVAMLEMREHLVREKWIDIETAKILREKVKWCYRVEGINHLQKCRHLVTQYLESTRGIGWGKDGRPPDLHGPKDLFD